ACCTGGGCCTGGTCAAGGTCGTGCAGCTGGACTGCGCCCAGGACGTCGGCAAGGCGATGAACCCCGACGCCGTCGTCGCCCAGATCCAGGGCGGCTCGGCGCAGGGCCTCGGCCTGGCCGTGATGGAGGAGATCCTGGTCAAGGACGGCAAGGTGCGGAACCCGTCGTTCACCGACTACCTCATCCCGACCATCCTGGACATGCCGCCGATGCGCGTCGACGTCCTCGAGCGGCCCGACCCCCACGCGCCCTACGGCGTCCGCGGCGTCGGCGAACCACCGACGATCTCCGCGACCCCGGCGATCGCCAACGCGATCCGCGCGGCCACCGGCCTCGAGCTGCCGCGCGTCCCCATCCGCCCCGAACACATCACAGGAGTCTGAGATGACCACGTCGATTTCCGCCGAGCAGGAGTGGCTCGACGAAGCCGTCCGGATCGCGGAGACCAACGTCGCGAACGGCGGCGGCCCCTTCGGCGCGCTGATCGTGAAGGACGGCGAGATCGTCTCGACCGGCGTCAACCGCGTTACCGCGAACCTCGACCCGACCGCGCACGCCGAGGTCGTCGCGATCCGCGCGGCCTGCCAGGCGCTCGGCACGTTCAAGCTCGACGGCTGCGTGCTCGTGTCCAGCTGCGAGCCGTGCCCGATGTGCCTGTCGTCGGCGCTGTGGGCGCGCGTCGACAAGGTCCTCTTCGCCGCCGACCGCGACGACGCGGCCAAGGCCGGTTTCGACGACCGCGCCTTCTACGAACTGTTCGACCGTCCTCGTGACACGTGGACCGTTCCCGTGACGCGACTGTCCGCAAAGGACGGTTTCGCGCCGTTCGCGGCTTGGCTCGACAAGAGCGACCGCACCGACTACTGACCCACCGCTTACTGACCCACAAGGCCAGCTGACCGGAGCACAACCGAATCGAACGTCCCGCTCGCCCAGGCACGGCGCTGTGCCTCGGCCTGGCCGAGCACACCCACCGGCAAGGGCAGGACGCATGACCCAGACCGAAGTCGGCACCCCTGTGGTCGACGAAGTACCCGAACCGCCCCAACGCCGCTCGTTGCTCGACAAGCTGTTCGAGTTGCGCGCCCGGCAATCCACGATCGGCCGCGAAGTCCGCGGCGGCGTCACGACGTTCGTCGCGATGGCCTACATCGTGCTGCTCAACCCGCTCATCCTCGGCGCTTCCGCCGACATCACCGGCGCCCGGTTGTCGGCCGCGCAGGTGACCACCGCGACCGCGCTCGCCGCCGCCGTGATGACGATCCTGATGGGCGTCGTCGGCAACGCGCCCCTCGCGCTGGCCGCCGGCCTCGGCATCAACGGCATCGTCGCGTTCCAGATGGCCCCGTCGATGACGTGGGCGCAGGCGTTCGGGCTGGTCGTGCTCGAAGGCGTGTGCATCGTGCTGATGGCGGTCAGTGGCGTCCGCGAGCGGATCATGAACGCCATCCCGCGGCCGCTCAAGATGGCGATCACCGTCGGGATCGGGCTCTACATCGCCCTGGTCGGGCTGGTCAGTGCCGGGTTCGTGACCCGGATGCCGGATGCGGCGCAGACCACGGTCCCGGTGCGCCTCGGGGCGAGCGGGCACCTGCACGGCTGGCCGATCGTCGTGTTCTGCTTCGGTCTGCTGCTGATGATCGTGCTGATGGCCCGAAAGGTCCCGGGCGCGGTGCTGATCAGCATCGGCGTGTCGACGGTGGTCGCGGTGGTGCTGCACGAGGGGTTCGGCGTCGGCGGCTGGGGTCTCACCACCCCCGCGCTGCCCGACCACGTCGTCGCCGCCCCGGACTTCGGGCTCTTCGGCCACATCGACCTGTTCGGCGGGTTCGCCTCGGCGGGCGCGCTCGCGGCCACGGTGTTCCTGTTCACGCTGGTGCTCTCCGGGTTCTTCGACGCCATGGGCACGATCACCAGCGTCTCGGACGAAGCCGGGCTGTCGAAGAACGGCAAGGTGCCCCGGATGGGCCGGATCCTGCTGGTCGACGGCGCGGGCGCGATCGCGGGCGGTGTCACGGGGTCCTCACCGAACACGGTGTTCCTGGAGTCCGCGGCCGGCGTCGGCGAAGGCGCCCGAACGGGCCTCGCGAGCGTGGTCACCGGCCTGCTGTTCGCCGGGACGCTGCTGTTCACGCCGCTCGCCGGCGTGGTCCCGGCCCAGGCGGCGGCGCCCGCACTGGTGGTCATCGGCGGCATGATGGTCGCCCAGTGCCGCACCATCCCCTGGAACGACCCGGACTACACGATCCCGGTGTTCCTGACCGCGGCTCTGATCCCGTTCACCTACTCGATCACCAACGGCGTCGGCGCCGGCCTGATCGCGTTCGTGCTGATCAAGATCGGCCGCGGCAAGTGGCGCGAAGCCGGTTGGCTGTTGTCGTTGCTGGCGCTGGTGTTCGCGGTGTACTTCGCCGTCGACGGCGTCGAAGCCCTCTTCCGCTAAGGAGTTCCGGTGACCCTGATGTTCTTCAACGGCGGCGCCATGCGCGGCGAACCCCTGCACCACCTCCTGG
The window above is part of the Amycolatopsis camponoti genome. Proteins encoded here:
- a CDS encoding NCS2 family permease, which codes for MTQTEVGTPVVDEVPEPPQRRSLLDKLFELRARQSTIGREVRGGVTTFVAMAYIVLLNPLILGASADITGARLSAAQVTTATALAAAVMTILMGVVGNAPLALAAGLGINGIVAFQMAPSMTWAQAFGLVVLEGVCIVLMAVSGVRERIMNAIPRPLKMAITVGIGLYIALVGLVSAGFVTRMPDAAQTTVPVRLGASGHLHGWPIVVFCFGLLLMIVLMARKVPGAVLISIGVSTVVAVVLHEGFGVGGWGLTTPALPDHVVAAPDFGLFGHIDLFGGFASAGALAATVFLFTLVLSGFFDAMGTITSVSDEAGLSKNGKVPRMGRILLVDGAGAIAGGVTGSSPNTVFLESAAGVGEGARTGLASVVTGLLFAGTLLFTPLAGVVPAQAAAPALVVIGGMMVAQCRTIPWNDPDYTIPVFLTAALIPFTYSITNGVGAGLIAFVLIKIGRGKWREAGWLLSLLALVFAVYFAVDGVEALFR
- a CDS encoding nucleoside deaminase yields the protein MTTSISAEQEWLDEAVRIAETNVANGGGPFGALIVKDGEIVSTGVNRVTANLDPTAHAEVVAIRAACQALGTFKLDGCVLVSSCEPCPMCLSSALWARVDKVLFAADRDDAAKAGFDDRAFYELFDRPRDTWTVPVTRLSAKDGFAPFAAWLDKSDRTDY